The genomic DNA TCTATTGATAGTAATGACCCTTGGGTGAGAGGTGTAGTCAGTGCTTATTATAATTACTTCATCCTCGTCCTAACAAAACAATTATCAAATAAGGAAGCAGAACAGCGTTTGTACCAGTCATTACTAATATACGTATCAGGAATTCCAAAAGATTTAAATGAGGTTGAGGAAGAATTGGAAGCTACTTTTAATAGTAAGGGTTTCTATTTCCTTGGTGGGTATACTTTGCCTTTTAGAGGACCATATATTTGGCAAAAGCAGGAGAAGGTAGACTATCAGGTTGAGTTGCCATTTTCAACACAGAATTTAACAATCTATTTAATGGATGATTTTTTAATGTTAAGTTGGTTACATTTTGCAACCTTTGGTGTGAAGTCTACAGGAGGTTGGGCAAAACATGATGGCTTATATTGTGTTCGCAGTCGCTACGGTGACACACTGGAGACAAATGATTTTCAAGTTACCTTTCTAAAGCATGAAGCACAGCATGTATATGACCTTGAAAAATATCCAAATATACAACCATGGGAAATAGAATATCGTGCTAAATTAGTAGAATTAATTTACGGAGATTCAGAAGATCTATTGGTAAAATTCATGAACGAAGCGAAAAACAACCCTGATTTCCCACACCTTTTTGCATCTTATAAAATTAAACAAGAACTTGGTCGACTAGATGGATCTTCTATAAGAGATTTTGCATTGGAATTGTATAAAGAACACACTTTCCAGTTGGATGTAAATAAAGGTACGGAGTGAAATGGATGGAGGTACTTAAATGAATATTAATAACATTCTTGTCTCGGGTAACTATCAGGAAGAATTTAAAAGTCATCTATCATCAAATCTTTTAAAAGATTTCCGATTTATACCAGTAGAAGAAATCACACCAACTGACCTTTCTTGGGCAGATGCATATGTTGGTCCTAGACCTAGTCCAAATTTCAATTTTTCAAATATCAAGTGGGTTCATTCTTTTAATGCAGGAGTTAATAACTATCTAGAGATAGAGGGATGGAAGGAGAATAATGTTTTACTAACTCGCACCGTATGTTCGTTTGGTCAAAGAATTAGTGAATATTGTTTAAGTTATATACTACAAGATTTACAATACCATAGTCAGTTTCAGGTGAAGCAAAAACAGAAAAAGTGGCAGCAAATGACTCCTAAAATGCTAAGAGACCAAACGATTCTAATTTTTGGTACAGGTGAAATTGGACGAGAGGTGGCTAAAACGTTTGCCAGTTTCGGAACTACTGTATACGGAGTTTCTCATAGTGGTAAGCCAAGAGACTATTTTACAGAAGTCACAACTGTATCCAATGCAGCTATTTTGTTTAGTAAAGCGGATTGGATTATTAGTACCCTTCCACTAACAAAAGATACTGAAAAACTATTTGATCGTGACTTTTTTAATAAGCTAAATGGCACTGGTTTTATCAATGTTGGAAGAGGGGCAACCGTCGATGAAGAAGCATTGCTTCACGCTTTGAATACAGAGAAAGTTCGTAGAGCGATATTGGATGTAGTCACTACTGAACCACTTCCAGTGAACTCAGCACTATGGGAAAGAGAAGATGTTACGATTACACCTCATATTTCTGCGGTCACTGAAATTGATGAAGCAATTGATTGTTTTCTTGATACATTACGAAAAGTGCAGAATAATGAAATTTTAACAAATAAGGTGGATTTTGAAAAAGGATATTAATACTTTTTTAGATTATGTGGAAGTCCAGGTGAAGAGAAATTATGGAAGCAACACAACGAAAGATCCTGACTGCCTTGTTAATTTCAACGTTTTTGGCAGCAATCGAAGTAACCATTATTAGTACAGCCATGCCACAAATCGTCGATAGTCTTGGCGGATTTGAGATGATTAGTTGGGTGTTTGCAATTTATTTACTAACAACAGCTATTACTACACCAATCTGGGGGAAGCTTGCTGACCTTATTGGTAGGAAGAAGATTTTTTTACTAGGGGTAACAGTATTCCTGATTGGATCTGCCTTATGTGGAGTCTCACAAAACATGGTTCAATTAATTATTTTTCGAGCTATTCAAGGTATTGGAGCAGGAGCGATTAATCCGATTACATTCACAATCATTGCAGACGTGTTTAATTTTCAACAAAGAGCGAAGGTCCAAGGTCTTGTAAGCTCGATGTGGGGAATTGCAGGGGTTTTTGGTCCTCTAGTTGGAGGTCTATTAACGGATTTCCTTTCTTGGCGGTGGATCTTTTTTATTAATATACCTTTTGGAGTTATTTCTGTATGGATGATCACGAAATATCTCAAGGAGACTTTAGAAACGAGAGAACGAAAAATTGATTATGGTGGAGCCATCACATTTACGATTGGTATTAGTGCATTATTATTCGCACTGTTATCCTTTAATCAAGGAGAAAGTGGAATTGAACTTAGTACATTGAGTTTATATGGACTGTTTGGAATTGCATTTTTCTTTCTACTCGCATTCTTTGGAATTCAAACAAAGCATTCAGAACCAATGATGCCATTACATTTATTTAAAATGCCTGATGTTTCTATCTCTATCTTGGGTGGTTTTTTAACGAGCATTATTTTAATTGGGTTAACAGCTTATTTACCTTTATGGACACAAAATGTATTAGAGATGGGCGCAACGTCTTCAGGCTTTACCCTGATACCACTTTCGATTGGGTGGCCAGTTGGTGCAATTCTTTGTGGTCGAGTGATTCCTCAATATGGGATTAAGAGTATTGCCATTTTTGGTGGAAGTCTCATTTTTATTAGTTCACTACTTCTAACCTTTGTGACACCTGAAACTTCATTATGGATTCTTTCTATCATCATTTTTGTGATGGGTATGGGATTTGGGTTTGCAACGACTGCTTTCACGGTGATTATTCAATCATCTGTAGAAATGAACATGCGAGGTTCAGCAGGATCGTTAAATACTCTCATGCGGACATTAGGTCAAACACTAGGTGTAGCGTTGTTGGGAGCAGCTATGAATTACGTCATGAATGCAAATGCTTCTAGTGGTATGGCTTCACCACTTGTAATAGGAGAAGGATTGCATACTGTGTTTATCATTTCAGCGATTGTTGCTCTGGTTAGTCTTCTTGTAACGCTATGGATACCGAAACGGAATGCCGAGGAATATGCGAATTAACTAGCTTCTCAATGCCTTATACGGATAGATTCTACCGGCGTATGTTACTTAGGAGGTAAATTATATACAGTACAATTACAGTATCTTAAGTGAATTGATGAAAACTATGATAAGGGAGATTACCATGAGTGAACTAAAATCAATTGAACAATTAAAAACACCAAATACAAGAACTAGTTTAGCAATCGATTTTAAAAAACTAGGCTTAGAAAAAGGGATGGTTGTGATTGTCCATTCCTCTCTAAGTTCGTTTGGGTGGATATGTGGTGGACCTGTTGCAGTTATACAAGCACTGATGGATGTGGTTGGGGAAGAGGGAACGATTGTCATGCCAACACAAACCGGTGATAACTCTGACCCATCAAGTTGGCAGAACCCACCTGTACCAGAGGAGTGGTGGCCGATCATTCGTAATGAAATGCCTGCCTATGACCCAAAGGTAACACCAACTCGTGCAATGGGGAAAATCGTAGAAACGTTCCGCACGTATCCTAATGTAAAAAGAAGTTTTCATCCAGCTTACTCTTTTGCTGCCTGGGGGAAGCATGCTGAGTATGTTCTAACTGAACAACCTTTAGAATCTGGGTTTGGACCACAATCACCCCTAGCAAAAATCTATGAGCTAGACGGCTATGTTTTATTATTAGGTGTTGGTCATGATAGTAATACATCATTACACTTAGCTGAACATGCGATTGATATGCCAAAAATGGTTCGAAAAGGCGCTGCAATGATTGAGGATGGCGAGCGAGTTTGGAAGACTTTTGAAGAAATTGAATACAACTCAGATGTATTCGAGGAATTAGGAAAAGACTTTGAAGTGAAACATCAAATCAATCTCCTAATAATAGGAAATGCAGATTGTAAGCTTATGAGTCAACGGTATTTAGTTAATTTTGGTCGTGATTGGTTGCAGAATAAACATTCTAATGAATAGAGTGAAAAAGAGTAGGGCTAAACCTACTTTTTTTTATATTTTAGATTTCAACTTACAATCATAGAATCAACGAAACTCACAAAGAATCTCACAATAATATTCTTTTATCACCTAAAGTCTAATATTTTTTAAAAAATCTGAATTTTGTAAACTGCTTTACATCGAAGTCAAAAAGATAATATTATAATGAATTTAAACTTGGACAGTGATTAGGGAGGTGAAGGAATATGATAGAAACTTGGGTAGATATCAAAACAGAGGCTGCTGATTACCTAAGTAAGCTTATACAGATCAACACGAGTAACTATCTCGAAAATGAGATGGAAGCTATACAATTTTTAGTTAAAATTGCAGAAAAAAATGGTTTGTATACATATGTTCATCGTACAGGAGGAAACAGAGGAAATGTTGTTATCTCTTTAAAGCCAGAATATGAGAATCCAATTGTATTGTTGTCTCATCTTGATGTAGTGCCAGCCAACGAAGAAGATTGGGAGCATCCACCCTTCGCTGGAGAAATCATCGATGATGTCCTCTGGGGAAGAGGAACGATTGACACAAAACAAATGACTATCACACATCTGATGACGCTTCTTCTTTTAAAACGAAATAAGGTTGGATTAAATAGAGATGTTATTCTGGTTGCCACATCAGATGAAGAAAATGGAAGTCATTTTGGACTTATTCCTTTTTTAAAGGACCATCCTAAACTACTTAATAATAGTATTGTGTTCAATGAAGGTGGTGGGTTCCCACTCTTGTTTGAAGACCATGCGTACTATCTATGTGAAATGGGACAAAAAGGATTAGCAAGGGTAAGGATCACGGCTAAAAACGATTCAACCTCTAACCCTTATCTTCCTAATAACAGCTCATTACAAGCAATTTTACAAGTCATTAAAGCATTCCAAACTCCAGACATCAACGAAATCATGCCTTCGTCAACGTATACATTATATTCTACAATTGCTTCAGATTTAGGTATCACTTTTTCAGAAAACGAATTTGACTCATTCCTTCAAAAGATTCCACAAACGTATGTTTCTTTATTCAAAGCAATGTCAAAAACAACTTTTTCGATTACAAAATGGGATGGCGGT from Cytobacillus luteolus includes the following:
- a CDS encoding D-2-hydroxyacid dehydrogenase; translated protein: MNINNILVSGNYQEEFKSHLSSNLLKDFRFIPVEEITPTDLSWADAYVGPRPSPNFNFSNIKWVHSFNAGVNNYLEIEGWKENNVLLTRTVCSFGQRISEYCLSYILQDLQYHSQFQVKQKQKKWQQMTPKMLRDQTILIFGTGEIGREVAKTFASFGTTVYGVSHSGKPRDYFTEVTTVSNAAILFSKADWIISTLPLTKDTEKLFDRDFFNKLNGTGFINVGRGATVDEEALLHALNTEKVRRAILDVVTTEPLPVNSALWEREDVTITPHISAVTEIDEAIDCFLDTLRKVQNNEILTNKVDFEKGY
- a CDS encoding MDR family MFS transporter gives rise to the protein MEATQRKILTALLISTFLAAIEVTIISTAMPQIVDSLGGFEMISWVFAIYLLTTAITTPIWGKLADLIGRKKIFLLGVTVFLIGSALCGVSQNMVQLIIFRAIQGIGAGAINPITFTIIADVFNFQQRAKVQGLVSSMWGIAGVFGPLVGGLLTDFLSWRWIFFINIPFGVISVWMITKYLKETLETRERKIDYGGAITFTIGISALLFALLSFNQGESGIELSTLSLYGLFGIAFFFLLAFFGIQTKHSEPMMPLHLFKMPDVSISILGGFLTSIILIGLTAYLPLWTQNVLEMGATSSGFTLIPLSIGWPVGAILCGRVIPQYGIKSIAIFGGSLIFISSLLLTFVTPETSLWILSIIIFVMGMGFGFATTAFTVIIQSSVEMNMRGSAGSLNTLMRTLGQTLGVALLGAAMNYVMNANASSGMASPLVIGEGLHTVFIISAIVALVSLLVTLWIPKRNAEEYAN
- a CDS encoding aminoglycoside N(3)-acetyltransferase produces the protein MSELKSIEQLKTPNTRTSLAIDFKKLGLEKGMVVIVHSSLSSFGWICGGPVAVIQALMDVVGEEGTIVMPTQTGDNSDPSSWQNPPVPEEWWPIIRNEMPAYDPKVTPTRAMGKIVETFRTYPNVKRSFHPAYSFAAWGKHAEYVLTEQPLESGFGPQSPLAKIYELDGYVLLLGVGHDSNTSLHLAEHAIDMPKMVRKGAAMIEDGERVWKTFEEIEYNSDVFEELGKDFEVKHQINLLIIGNADCKLMSQRYLVNFGRDWLQNKHSNE
- a CDS encoding M20/M25/M40 family metallo-hydrolase, yielding MIETWVDIKTEAADYLSKLIQINTSNYLENEMEAIQFLVKIAEKNGLYTYVHRTGGNRGNVVISLKPEYENPIVLLSHLDVVPANEEDWEHPPFAGEIIDDVLWGRGTIDTKQMTITHLMTLLLLKRNKVGLNRDVILVATSDEENGSHFGLIPFLKDHPKLLNNSIVFNEGGGFPLLFEDHAYYLCEMGQKGLARVRITAKNDSTSNPYLPNNSSLQAILQVIKAFQTPDINEIMPSSTYTLYSTIASDLGITFSENEFDSFLQKIPQTYVSLFKAMSKTTFSITKWDGGKKHPSLGGQYEVYLDSRPVPSVNRESYEKMLDTILAGLPVEYEILSFSQGYESYINTEHLALFEKEVRKEIPNAKVVPFLSIGGSDSRHIDSSQSQIYGYCPMMPDMSFDKVIKMVHGINERIPLESLRFGIQNMYNIIIQMEGSVKG